In Equus caballus isolate H_3958 breed thoroughbred chromosome 7, TB-T2T, whole genome shotgun sequence, one DNA window encodes the following:
- the OR7E220 gene encoding olfactory receptor family 7 subfamily E member 220, with translation MGPKNLTRVSEFLLMGLSDDLELQPLLFGLFLSMYLVTVLGNLLIILTISSDSHLHTPMYFFLSNLSVADIGFTSTTIPKMMVDIHTHSRVISYVGCLTQMSFFTLFGCLDSLLLNVMAYDRFVAICRPLHYLVIMNPCLCGLLVLVSFFISLLYSHLHSLIVSQLTFFMDVEIPHFFCDPSQLFNLACFEIPISNILMYFIAAIFGGVPLTGILFSYYKIVSSILRVPSAGGKYKAFSTCGSHLSVVCLFYGTGLGVYLSSAVSHSPRKDSVASVIYTVVTPMLNPFIYSLRNRDIKTAMQRLLRRTV, from the coding sequence ATGGGACCAAAGAATCTAACACGTGTCTCAGAATTCCTCCTCATGGGCCTCTCAGATGACCTGGAactccagcctctcctcttcGGCCTGTTCCTGTCCATGTATCTGGTCACTGTGCTTGGGAACCTACTCATCATCCTGACCATCagctctgactcccacctccacacccccatgtacttcttcctctccaacctgtcCGTGGCTGACATTGGTTTCACCTCCACCACAATCCCCAAGATGATGGTGGACATCCACACTCACAGCAGAGTCATCTCCTATGTGGGCTGCCTGActcagatgtctttttttactctttttggaTGTTTGGACAGTCTCCTCCTGaatgtgatggcctatgaccgatTTGTGGCCATCTGCCGCCCCTTGCACTACCTGGTCATCATGAACCCCTGCCTCTGTGGTCTGCTGGTTTTGGTATCTTTTTTCATCAGTCTTTTGTACTCTCATCTGCACAGTTTGATTGTGTCACAACTTACCTTCTTCATGGATGTGGAAATCCCACATTTCTTTTGTGACCCTTCTCAGCTATTCAACCTTGCCTGTTTTGAAATCCCCATCAGTAacatattaatgtattttattgcTGCTATTTTTGGTGGTGTTCCACTCACAGGGATCCTTTTCTCTTACTATAAAATTGTTTCCTCCATTCTGAGAGTCCCCTCAGCAGGTGGGAAGTAcaaggccttctccacctgtggctcTCATCTGTctgttgtttgcttattttatggAACAGGACTTGGTGTATACCTCAGTTCTGCTGTCTCACATTCCCCCAGGAAGGATTCTGTGGCCTCAGTGATATACACTGTGGTcacccccatgctgaaccccttcatctatAGCCTGAGGAACAGGGACATCAAGACAGCCATGCAGAGGCTCCTCAGAAGAACAGTGTAA